Part of the Sandaracinaceae bacterium genome, CGAAGTAGAGGAGCTCGCTCAGCACCTGGCCGTCACGAAGGGGTAGCGCTTGTAGCGCGGGGACCCAAGCGTGCAGCGCGTCCTCCCCGTTTCCCTGCGGTGGCGGCAGCTCCGCCAGCAAGAGGGCGGCTTCGTCGCTCGGCTCGGACTCGGGTGGAGGGCTCATGGTCCCCATAGTGCACTGCGCACGCCTCAGCGTGGGGGGCGCTCGGAGGTGGACGGTGGCGCGGGCGTGCGGGCGAAGTGTCGCGCCTCCAGCGTGAGGTCGACGGCAGCGCCCAGCACCACCAGCTCGACCAGCGCCATGTGCAGGTAGCGCGCGAGCGCTGGCCACACCAGGCTCGCCAGGCCGAGGCCGAGGCCCACCACACCGAGAGCGAACGTGCCGCGCAGCGGCACGCGGAGCACGGTGAGCACCGCCGAAAAGACGAAAGTGTCGCGCGCGAGAATCGTGGGCACGTCCTGGCCCCCGAGGACACCGGCCACGCGCGACACCAGCAGCGACACGAGCAGGCCGGCCATGACCTGACGGAACTGTCGGTCCACCGCCGTGAACGCCAGATCGCGCGCGCGGGAGGCGAGGTAGCCCGCCATCAAGAAGGTGGCCGCGAGAAACGGGTAGAGCAGGTTCATCGGGCTGCCACCGAACCCCGGGCTCGGGTCCGCCCAGAGCTGGGCCAACTGCGTCCCCGTGATGAGCGCGCACGCCACCCACATCGCGCGCAAGCGCACCGCCTGCGCCAGGCGCGGGTCGGCGTCGCGTTCCAGGGCCGTGATGCGGGCGCGCTCGCTCTCGCGCGCCTTTCGGGCCGCAGTGAGCGCCTCGTGTTGGGCGGCCGTGGCGTCGTGGCCCAGCTCGTCCAGCAACGCCGCCGCGCGGCGCAGCTCGCCCAGCTCGAGCGCATGCTGGAAGAGGAGCGCCTGACAGCGCGTGAGGGCACGCCGCGCGACGGGCAACCCGGGCCGCGCGCGCAGGGCCTCGGCGAGCACGAACTGCGCTTGATAGAGAGGCCGCGGATCGTGCCCGTCCGCCGCGGCGAGGAGCGTCTCTGCGCTCGCGACGAGCGCGTGCGTCTCCCGCAGGGACAAGAAGCCCTCGACGGCCTCGCGGAACGACCGCACGTTCGGATAGCGGAGGCTGGGCTCCGCCGCGCACGCGCGGTTGGCGATGGCCCCCAGCTCGCCCGGCACCTCGTCCCCGTAGACCACCACGTCGGCCTGCAGCGCCCGCAGCATGGTCTCCGACATGGAGCCCGCGAGGTGCCGCGGCGCCCCAC contains:
- a CDS encoding serine/threonine protein kinase → MDTPSTLETLHARLTAANLPSDVDPRSRVDAVLSDELRTVLAHSQLGRMLHALQPLHVARTPPGSDPPLATVDGGLGGPDLVVRGRLGEGGMGVVELAEQRSLGREVALKRLREKPEHEAQGYGLLDEARIHGSLEHPNVAPVHAVGADPQFGPTVVLKRVTGQTWSKAILADATRLPQEADALERHLRVLIQVCHALDYAHSRGVLHRDVKPENVMLGEFGEVYLMDWGLALRLESHTPGAELPIAGTPAYMAPEMVRGDGDAIDERTDVFLLGATLHEVLCGAPRHLAGSMSETMLRALQADVVVYGDEVPGELGAIANRACAAEPSLRYPNVRSFREAVEGFLSLRETHALVASAETLLAAADGHDPRPLYQAQFVLAEALRARPGLPVARRALTRCQALLFQHALELGELRRAAALLDELGHDATAAQHEALTAARKARESERARITALERDADPRLAQAVRLRAMWVACALITGTQLAQLWADPSPGFGGSPMNLLYPFLAATFLMAGYLASRARDLAFTAVDRQFRQVMAGLLVSLLVSRVAGVLGGQDVPTILARDTFVFSAVLTVLRVPLRGTFALGVVGLGLGLASLVWPALARYLHMALVELVVLGAAVDLTLEARHFARTPAPPSTSERPPR